One Ricinus communis isolate WT05 ecotype wild-type chromosome 2, ASM1957865v1, whole genome shotgun sequence DNA segment encodes these proteins:
- the LOC8273672 gene encoding cyclin-dependent kinase B2-2 encodes MERAATTTMSVMEAFEKLEKVGEGTYGKVYRARERETGKIVALKKTRLHEDDEGVPPTTLREISILRMLSRDPHVVRLMDVKQGQNKEGKTVLYLVFEYMDTDLKKFIRSFRQTGENIPVKSVKSLMYQLCKGVAFCHGHGILHRDLKPHNLLMDRKTMMLKIADLGLARAFTLPIKKYTHEILTLWYRAPEVLLGSTHYSTAVDMWSVGCIFAELVTKQALFPGDSELQQLLHIFRLLGTPNEKLWPGVSKLVNWHEYPQWSPQSLSSAVPNLDKDGLDLLAQMLQYEPSKRISAKKAMEHPYFDDLNKAIL; translated from the exons atggaGAGAGCAGCAACAACAACGATGTCAGTAATGGAGGCATTTGAGAAACTAGAGAAAGTAGGAGAGGGAACATACGGGAAGGTATACAGAGCGAGAGAGAGGGAAACAGGGAAGATCGTCGCTCTCAAAAAGACTCGTCTCCACGAAGACGATGAAGGTGTCCCTCCCACTACTCTCCGCGAGATCTCTATCTTGCGTATGCTTTCTAGGGATCCTCACGTCGTCAG ATTGATGGATGTCAAACAAGGCCAGAATAAAGAAGGGAAGACAGTACTGTACCTGGTTTTTGAGTACATGGACACTGATCTCAAGAAATTTATCCGCAGTTTCCGCCAAACTGGTGAAAATATTCCTGTCAAATCTGTCAAG AGCTTGATGTACCAACTATGCAAGGGGGTTGCTTTTTGCCACGGCCATGGAATCTTACACag GGACCTTAAGCCTCACAACCTCTTGATGGACAGAAAGACAATGATGCTTAAGATTGCAGATCTTGGATTGGCTCGGGCATTTACTCTTCCTATCAAAAAGTATACTCACGAG ATATTGACCTTGTGGTACCGAGCTCCTGAAGTCCTTTTGGGATCTACCCATTACTCAACTGCAGTTGACATGTGGTCTGTTGGCTGCATATTTG CTGAGCTGGTCACAAAGCAAGCACTGTTTCCTGGAGATTCTGAACTGCAGCAGCTTCTGCATATTTTCAG GTTGTTAGGTACTCCAAATGAGAAGTTGTGGCCAGGAGTAAGCAAACTAGTCAACTGGCATGAGTATCCTCAGTGGAGTCCTCAGAGTTTGTCCTCTGCTGTCCCTAATTTGGATAAAGATGGATTGGATCTACTGGCT CAAATGTTGCAGTACGAACCCTCAAAGCGCATCTCAGCAAAGAAAGCTATGGAGCATCCTTACTTTGATGATCTGAACAAGGCAATTCTTTGA
- the LOC107261536 gene encoding protein FAR1-RELATED SEQUENCE 5-like translates to MDIESLNVIEFDDIGGCGREDDLHLGLEHPHDFDVQYNDNHDLTEAPHFSTSDGDLNLEPYESMEFDSEQSARIFYNSYARRIGFSTRVSVYQRSRRDGSIICRQIVCSREGFRRKGNDNRSKRQRTITRVGCKAQMTVKKLTSGKWAVTKLIKEHNHELVPPDKVHCLRSHRHVSGPARSLIDTLQAAGMGPSGVMSVLIKESGGINNVGFTKVDCQNYMSSSRQRTLGNGGQVVFDYLRQMQAEDPGFFFAVQGEFDNLAGNIFWADANARTNYNYFGDTITFDTTYRTNRYRVPFAPFTGWNHHGQPVLFGCALLLNESESSFVWLFETWLAAMSGHHPISITTDQDRIIRAAVSQVFPGTRHRFCKWNIFREAQDRLYDVYHSHPTFEVEFQRCINMTDTIDEFESCWESLIQRYELGDSEWLQSMYNARHKWVPVYLRDTFFGEMSIMQGSDSINSYFDGYINASTNIQALIKQYEKAIATRLEKEVKADYDTMNIPPILKTPSPMEKQAANLYTRKIFMKFQEELVDTLAYPATVIDDMGSAITYRVAKFGEDHKAHFIRFHVFEKKASCSCQMFEFSGIICRHILAVFRVTNVLTLPPYYILKRWSRNAKSQVVLDEHNLGMVTHSQDSFPARCDNLTREAMKYVEEGTESVHIYNVAMNALQEATKKVAAAKKHSPIPVQSTLVNGSQQLQLSCLDHDKKIQELTAELECASQRCEAYRSKLLAVLKDMEEQKLKIFVKIQNVRFNLKD, encoded by the exons ATGGATATCGAGTCTCTCAATGTGATCGAGTTTGATGACATTGGCGGTTGTGGCCGTGAAGATGACCTCCATCTTGGCCTAGAACACCCACATGATTTTGATGTCCAATATAACGATAACCACGACCTTACAGAAGCTCCTCATTTCTCAACTTCTGATGGTGATCTTAATTTGGAGCCCTACGAGAGTATGGAATTTGATTCTGAACAATCCGCCCGCATTTTTTACAATTCGTATGCCCGCCGTATTGGTTTTAGTACTAGAGTCAGCGTCTACCAGCGTTCTCGTCGTGATGGCTCTATCATTTGCCGTCAAATTGTGTGTTCTCGTGAGGGTTTTCGTCGCAAGGGCAATGACAATAGGTCTAAAAGACAACGCACCATCACTAGAGTTGGTTGTAAAGCTCAAATGACTGTTAAGAAACTCACTTCTGGAAAATGGGCTGTTACTAAACTGATTAAAGAACATAATCATGAACTTGTGCCTCCTGATAAGGTGCATTGCCTTCGCTCTCATAGGCATGTTTCTGGTCCTGCACGGAGTCTCATTGATACTCTTCAGGCAGCTGGGATGGGGCCAAGTGGAGTTATGTCTGTGCTGATTAAGGAATCTGGTGGAATTAATAATGTTGGTTTTACCAAAGTCGATTGCCAGAATTATATGAGTAGTAGTAGGCAGAGAACGCTTGGTAATGGAGGTCAAGTTGTTTTTGACTATTTGAGACAAATGCAGGCTGAGGATCCTGGCTTTTTCTTTGCTGTCCAAGGTGAGTTTGACAACTTGGCTGGAAACATTTTTTGGGCAGATGCAAATGCAAGAACGAATTACAATTACTTTGGAGACACTATCACGTTTGACACCACATATAGAACAAACCGCTACAGAGTCCCTTTTGCACCTTTTACTGGGTGGAATCATCATGGACAGCCAGTGCTGTTTGGTTGTGCATTACTGCTGAATGAGTCGGAGTCCTCATTTGTTTGGCTATTTGAGACTTGGCTTGCTGCAATGTCAGGTCACCATCCCATATCAATCACGACAGACCAAGACAGAATCATCCGGGCAGCAGTTTCACAAGTGTTTCCTGGAACCCGCCACCGGTTTTGTAAGTGGAACATTTTTAGGGAGGCCCAGGACAGACTGTATGATGTATATCACTCACACCCTACTTTTGAGGTGGAGTTTCAAAGGTGCATCAACATGACAGATACAATTGATGAGTTTGAGTCATGTTGGGAGTCACTCATTCAAAGGTATGAACTTGGGGATAGTGAATGGCTTCAGTCAATGTACAATGCTCGCCACAAATGGGTGCCAGTTTATCTCCGGGATACATTCTTTGGTGAGATGTCCATAATGCAAGGAAGTGATAGTATAAATTCTTACTTTGATGGGTATATAAATGCATCTACTAATATTCAAGCGCTGATTAAGCAGTATGAAAAAGCAATTGCAACTCGCTTGGAGAAGGAAGTAAAGGCAGATTATGATACAATGAATATTCCTCCAATTTTAAAGACTCCATCTCCTATGGAAAAACAGGCAGCAAACCTTTATACAAGGaagatatttatgaaattcCAAGAAGAATTAGTAGACACGCTTGCTTATCCCGCAACTGTAATTGATGACATGGGATCAGCAATTACATATCGGGTGGCAAAGTTTGGGGAAGACCATAAAGCACACTTCATTAGGTTCCATGTGTTCGAAAAGAAAGCCAGTTGTAGTTGCCAAATGTTTGAGTTTTCAGGTATTATTTGTAGGCATATATTAGCAGTTTTTAGGGTAACCAATGTTCTTACACTTCCACCGTACTATATCTTGAAGCGGTGGTCAAGAAATGCCAAAAGTCAGGTTGTATTGGATGAACACAATCTTGGGATGGTTACTCATTCTCAAGATTCCTTTCCGGCTCGCTGCGACAATCTGACTCGAGAAGCCATGAAATACGTAGAAGAAGGAACAGAATCAGTACATATTTATAATGTAGCAATGAATGCTCTTCAGGAGGCCACAAAGAAGGTTGCTGCTGCAAAGAAGCACAGTCCTATACCTGTACAGAGCACTCTAGTTAATGGTAGTCAGCAGCTGCAGCTATCCTGTCTG GATCACGACAAGAAAATTCAAGAATTGACTGCTGAATTGGAGTGTGCAAGTCAACGATGTGAAGCATATCGATCAAAATTATTAGCTGTACTGAAAGATATGGAGGAGCAGAAGTTAAAGATATTTGTGAAAATTCAAAATGTGAGGTTCAATCTGAAAGATTGA